The sequence ATGCAAATACTTAGGAGCACCCTGCTTATTTGTAATTTTCTCAGCCACAGAAACATCCCAGTGGGTGAGCTTAGAACAACCCTTTGGATGGACATGGGGTAATCTTGTGTCCTTTCACAAAGTGGTTCTGCACAGCTTGCATCCTCTGCTTGCAGACCTGATCCTACAGCTGGCAATGCAGTAGGCTGCATAGCAAGAGGCCAGGCTTTCTCCAGATTTATTGCTGTCTGCAGGTATTAGGTGCAGGCAAATAAACAGGTAGCTTGCATGGTTGTGGCGGGGAGGAAGCCTGGAAGGTGGTTGAGGCTGCGTAGTGCTGGAGTAAAGGGAGCCTGGCAGGACAGGGCTGCACAGATGTTGCTCTGATGGATGCAAGGAAAAaccacagatttttcttccttcttggaTGAGGGGGAAGAGATGAACTTAGCTTCCTGCAGGTCCTGACTACTCTGAAGTTCATGAGACTGTCACCAAGACTGTTCTGAGAAGGAGCTAGTCTCAAGCAAAGGGGATGCGACAAAATCATTTACGAAACTTCTTGCTGTTCTCTCCTCACAGGCACCAGGAGCGCAGTGCTTAACACAGAAGCCCGCACTGTAGAAGCAGATGTCCTGAGCCGCCGCTGCGTCATGATGCGGCTGGTGGATTTCTCCTATGAGCAGTACCAGAAGGCTCTCCGCCAGTCAGCTGGTGCTGTGGTGATCATCTTGCCGCGATCTATCTCTTCTGTCCCACAGGATGTTGtaagggtaaaaaaaaacatttcctttctcttctggtgGGAGATGTATTTGGGAGGGAAAGAGGCTTGGGTTGCTGCAGGACTGAAAGCTCCTGTTGTAATGCACAACAAATCATATTCTAACGCTTCACATTCTAACAAATCATATTAACACTtacctttctctctctgctttggttgttaatttttttctgccctcttGCATGTTTAGCAGATGCTAAGTTTGTGTCTCACTTAAATCCTCAGCAATTCATGGAGATAGAGCCAGAAATGCTTGCTATGGAAACCATTGTGCCAGTCTACTTTGCAGTGGAAGATGAAGAGCTGCTGTCTATCTATGAACAAACGCGGGCTGCTTCTGCATCGCAGGGTTCTGCCTCGGCTGCAGAAGGTGAGTTCGAACAAGTGGGGGAAAGGTTTAGAGGAAGACAGGCCTGATCCCATCTCTGGGAGCAGTCTGCTGTGTCATATGCACCATGAACCAGTGTACTGTTGCCTTCATGTTTGTTCTGTCTTTGTTAAAGTGCATTGAgatttaatggaagaaaaacacagtatAAGAGAGAGTATTACTTGACTATATTTGGAAATACAATTGCGTGGAGTTGAGTTCTCAGCTTCACACTGTTGGAAGTGAGGTAGAAAGCAGAAGTCAGGTTAAAAACAACATTGGAGATATTAAGTGACTTCAGTGTGTTGCTAGAAGCTGAAGCTTTTTGTGTGACCACAAGTCAGTTCAGTGCTTCCATGTACTCCTCTGTAAATAACTTTACTGTCTTACTGACCTGCTGCTCATGATTAACTTTAGGACTGCTGGagaaaagtttttgttttagCTGGCTCAAAGTATTGGGATTTCAGGACAGAATGAAAATGCATGGTCACCAGGACTCTGTGTCAACGCATAAACATAAGCGACAAGTGAGAGGACTTAAATAGTTTAAAGCTGGTATCTCCAAAGCTCACTTAGCAAGGGAAATAAAGGGATGAAGCTTACCCagatatacttttttttttttttgttgctttagtTCTGCTGCACACAGCAACTGCCAATGGCTTCCAGATGGTGACCAGTGGGGCTCAAAGCAAAGCTATCAATGACTGGCTCATACCCAGCGTGGAGGTGAGTTATTGCCAGTTTGAATCCATATACATTGATGGGATGCCATCTTTTATTGGGACTTCATCAGACATTCAGACATTTGGACTGATAGGGGAAGTCAGGGGAGTCTCACCCAGGTAAGTATCTGAAGTCCTCAGAACTGAGGCCACTGCAGACTCAACAGGCACGTAGAAGTCAGGCTGACTTTGTGCAGGCGCACAAGAGGCAATGCTGAGTGAAACTGATCTCTTTCCTCTGCAGGGAAGGCTGACTGGGCTGGGTGGAGAAGACCTGCCCACTGTTGTGATAGTTGCCCACTATGACTCTTTTGGAGTGGCTCCAGTGAGTAttctttcttcctgcagctCTTTGTTCCTGTCTGTGtgttcctgtcttttttcccatGTGGCCTCTGCCcttgtgttttttcttagtCTTAAAGATGCGGGGCAGTTTTAAGCAGAGCATGGTCATGTGCTATCTTGAAGGTTGTTCTGGTACATGAGAATAAGTGTAGGGTTGTCACCTTGTCTCTGTCCCACTTCATCCCTGCAGTGGCTGTCACATGGTGCTGACTCCAATGGCAGTGGTATCTCAGTGCTACTGGAACTAGCCAGGCTGTTTTCCCGGCTCTACACCTACAGACGTACCCATGCTGGGTAAGAAACTGCCCTGTTCTTGGTTGAATGTGTGTAGCTGATGTAAGAAGATGTTTTGCTCCAAATCTGTAGAGTGTTAGAAGCAGTCCTTAACTTcctttgctctgttttgtttccCTCTGAGTTCAGCTGCTGTTAATGGCCAAGCTCTTTCCTTTGGTTTCTTTGCTGTAGCTCTGCTCAAGCTTGGGGACAAGTGGAGGGAATGATGTGGGAAGTAGATTCCATCCTCAGGCACTGGGAACTCCCCCCCCTTTTACCCTGTCCTGCCATTACCTTAGTGTGTAGCATGTAGGAGGTGCTTGTTAATGGACCATTTGCCTTGAATGTCAGGTGCTAGCTGTTGTGATTTCACCACACCTCCAAGCCTGAGTAAAGGAGTTCTGTAGCCATGGAGTGCTGTGTGTTAACacttttctgttgccttttatGGGCAGGTATAACTTGCTGTTCTTTGCATCTGGAGGTGGCAAGTTTAATTATCAAGGAACCAAGCGATGGCTAGAAGACAATTTGGACCACACTGGTGAGTAAGGGGCTGGCATTCCAGCATGTTCTGTGGCAAGACCTCTGTTAATACAATTCTGTTAAGTGTCTAGTTATGTCAGCCCTCCTGTGAGAATCTGCTTGTGTGGGCCTTGCTTTTTTGGGGATGGAACTCCCAGCACAAAACATAGCAATAAAGGTTTGGATTTTTCTGTTACAGATTCCAGCCTGCTGCAGGACAATGTAGCATTTGTTCTCTGCCTTGATACTCTGGGCCGAGGCGATAGCCTTCATCTCCATGTCTCAAAGCCTCCCAAGGAGGGGACCTTGCAGCATGCGTTTCTGAGAGAACTGGAGATggtaattaaaagcattttaggTAGATGGGAACTTGGGACTTACTatggggagctgcagctctccaAGAGAGGAAGGAATGAAGATGTGAAGAAAGGGTGTGCcattgaaatatttcatgtattGTGTACAGTCACTTGATTTGAAGTGCAGACAAATCCTCATTCCACAGTCCCAAATGAAGCAGACTAGATCTGCTGCATTTTCCATTGCGCTTCCTTATGGCTTTTTGCGTGCAAAAGCTACCCCGTAGTGACattgaaacagcttttttgatataaaaaagcttttcaatgGCAGTAACCGCACCTTACAGGTGGAAGtgtattttccttctggaaCATAAAAAAACTGGGTCTAGGTGGACTGGGCAGTGCAAGATGGGACTGTGCAGTGGGCAGCATGACACGCTGAATGGCTTGTCCTTTCCCACAGGTTGTTGCCAGCCAGTTCCCAGAGGTGAAGTTTTCCATGGTGCACAAGAAGATAAACTTGGCTGAAGACATGCTGGCATGGGAACATGAGCGTTTTGCAATCCGACGCTTGCCAGCATTCACCATCTCCCATCTGGAGAGCCACCGGGACAGCCTACGCAACAGCATCATGGATAGGAGGTTAGAGGCCTTACGGAAGGCTGCAGTTGAAATCCAGCCCGTAAACACAAATTGGCTTCATGCCTGTGCTGTTCTGGTGGTCAGAGGATGGGTGAAAAAACACTGAGAGTTGGGCTTTGGATTCAGGCTCATGCTTGATGCCGTGAAAAAGGCTGGTTTCTAGAGGAAGCTGATCCCATTGACAAGTCCGTAATCCCCTCTTCTGCTTTAGGGCACGAATAGACACTAAGGCACTAACGAGGAACACTAGGATCATTGCTGAGGCTTTGACAAGGGTCATCTACAATCTAACAGAAAAGGTAAGAGCTGCCCATCATGCTAGCCAGATCTGTCCTACCCAAAGACGCTTGCATTCACCAAtagcctgttttttttttttcccttgcagggAGCACCTGCAGATCTGCAGATCTTCACAGATCAGATGGTGAGCACAGTGCATTTTTGTAACCTGCGGGAAGAAGGAATCAAGAGTCTGGGAGAGAGTTCTGGTCTCAGCGTATGTGTGGTTGACTCCCTTTCTTTGGTGgtatttttctgcagcagatcCAGCAGGAGCAACTAGAATCAGTGATGGACTGGCTGAGCAGTCAGCCCAGGGCTGCCCAGCTGATTGATAAAGACAGCACCTTCCTCAACACCTTAGAATATTATATGGGTCGCTACCTGAAGGATGTCAAACAGCATCATGTAAAGGCAGACAAACGGTaagaaaagagatgaaagaacCAGCCAGGGCATGCAAACCGGCTTCCCCCTCCAATGAATTTTGTCTCTGAGCTGCAACTTTTCTGGCTTCTTGGCTTGTAGCTGGAAGTGattgttcttttctgctttcctgtcaGTTTTGGTTCATGCTCTCTGTTCTCCTGGGGAAAGCTCTTTACCATTCTGCACAGCACAGTAACAAgtcccagcagctccctctgtctgaagagctttttttttttcactgttttggtTCCACCTTTCCCATTCTGagtgctgcttctctctgcaggAAAAGACTAAGGTCCACTAGAAAGCTTTCTTTAATTGCGGAAAGGCAGCTTCCATCCTGTCTAGCTTGCTTGGGTTGAAGCAGTTTAATGAACCCAGTGAGGCATCTTCATGTGCCTCTTCCGTGACAGCTGAACAGCATGTGTTCTGAATTGGATCCTTAGGCTTCTGAttgtaggaaaagaaagaatcagTTCAAAACTGGTATGCAAGGTGGTCATGCTTAGCTGTCTTTGGTTGGATGAACTCCTTTGGAACAGAGGCCTGGGCTGTTCTTACTGCAGTGTCAAGAAGTGTAATACAAcctgaagaatttcttcctttcacagGGACCCTGAGTTTGTTTTCTATGACCAGCTGAAACAGGTGATGAACGCATACAGGTATGGAATTCCCTTGGGCATGTTGGGCTTTTGTCTCACTCTGTGGCAGTACCTGCTGTAGCAATTTCATCTGTTCTTTCTTTATTGCAGGGTCAAGCCAGCAATCTTTGACCtacttctggctgtctgtatCGCAGCCTACCTTGGTGTTGCCTATGTTGCAGTGCAGGTAAGAGAAGAGAAGCGAAGCAGAGACAGATGTACTGTTTTCCTCATAAATCACGTTAGCTACAGTAACTGGTGCTCGCACAGTCCCAGCACCGAAGTTGGAACAATAATGCCACCCCACTCTAAAAGTAGTAATCCAAAATGGCTGGCTGTTTTGATGTGTGTATTTTTGAGTATCTCAGTTGGCTGTGCTGAAGGCAATCTCTTGCCATTCTAGTGCAAAACTATTTTATAGAGCTCCTTCTCTTGGTCAAGGACATGTACAACTTGCTTGTTAAGCTGTTTTGATTATGTAACAGCTTCAGACTGAAGCTTCTCAAGGTAATTAAAAATCTGCTGTAATGTTAAAGGTTTGTAGCTTGTAGTAAGTTCGGAGTGTTAGGAGATCCAGTATCTGAACTTGGGATGCAGCTTAGAAATGCATCTTCAGGGTTGTgttttggtgggattttttttgtttgtttgtttgttttttaatgaaaccaTAAATACATCCTGTGTCCATACTCCTGGAAATGTGATACTCCATGCCTTGGCTAGCCAGCTTAAATTTAGTGTTTTTGTTTAAGTGTTAACAAAGTCACTGTGAGCTAGGCTTCTGATCCTGGCTGGGTTCTCTGAAGAACATGAATGAAAGGGAAGTATTTTAGGTCAATCTAAATTTTGATCTCTTCATGTTATTTGTGTTTATTATTTGTTTGGGGAAAcaacaagcatttaaaaatctgatgtAACAACATAAACAGGAGGGATAACGTATACTTTGATTTCTGTCAGCTATCTCCATTACGTTTTATTATTACAGCTTATTTGAAGCCTGGATCTTGTTATATCTGTCAGATATCTGAAGCAGCTGTTATTGAATCAAAATGCAGTTAATCAAAGCAGACTCAAAAGAGGAATTAAGTTAATTTCTAAGTCACTGTTGAAATGGTGAAAGAGAAGATCCAGTTAAAGGATTGTGAACAACTGGGAATCTCTGTGTTTGCCTGGTTCATTCTTACATTCCTGAAACTGCTAGCAGCAGTGTTTCTGTAGTGACTAGTATCATGCATGTGTTGAAATCTGAagctttctcctccccttcagAAGGAACAGAATTGCatcaaaaaatgtaaaatctttTACAAGTGTTTGCATTTTCACAATGGGGGTGATACAGGCCTGCACAAACACTTCTGTAAGCCATTACTTTCTGTACAACTTCAAGTAACTGGCTTCATTGTCATAACTCCTAATTCACAAAGTCCCACTCTGTCTTCAGGATGAGAGTGCTAGCATATGATCCAAACAAGGTCTTGCATTTGAACATTAGTATTGTTTTAAGCCTTCTAGTAAGTTGTCTCTCTGTGTAGGACACAGTAGTTTTATTAGAATTTATAAGGACTCATGTTTActtgctttccttctgtttccagCACTTTGGTCTCCTTTACAAGATGATACAGAGATTATCCCTTAAAACCAAACATCAGTGAAGCAACAAGTCGTCACCCATACAGCAGCACTGAGCCATCGGTGAGCCCATCAGGAACCTTCTGCCTTCCATTGAATcctgctgtttctcttcctctgtctccTCTTTGCTACTCTAtagaggggaggaaggcagaaagaaaatgaaatttaaactcTTGTGCACCTTTTAAGTGCTTTTCTTCACCTTCTTCCCCTGACTTGCACcatgtctgttttcctttgctttttggcGAGGGAGACGCTCAGAGACTTCAGTAGTTCCTGCTGGTTGTTTAAACAATGAACGGCTGATTCTGAGCAACTTCTCTGAGTGTAAAACCAAGTCCAGCACCTTCATGGACATATGTGCCATACAGCCAGCTTGGAAACTGAAACTACAAAGTGACGTGTTATCTCTGCCCAGCAAGCAAGGACTCAGAGCagttgtttaaaagaaaaaaaagtgcacatGCAAATTAAAGGGAATACTTCTAGCATGTTTTCTTATGGCACCTCTTCCGTAAGTTCATTGCCTGGCTTTAGGAAGGTGTGCTGAGCAAGCAGTGTCTGCAGCAAGTGTGTTCTTGCATTTTGTTTAGACTGTGCAATAACTCATTCCCTGTTAGGAGGTGCACTGTAAAGGATCTTGACTGTTACTGACAGAATGAGGAAATATTGTTAAAATGGGTTCCTTGCATTAGGGTTCTTACCAGGACAGGttctctcctgtctctgttGGAGGATGCATTTTGCTGTGTACTTGATTTCTCTTAAAATTTATGGTCCTTGAACAGTTCATGGCTGCCACCACCCTGTGCTAAACTCTTGCTTGGTTTTTAAGGGGTGTTCTGCAgtcccagctcctgcaggatCATGTTCTGTGCTGTTCCATGTATTTAAATGAGCTGGTGATATCAATAGCAAgagcagcccagctcctcctgaGCTCTGGTCTGTAATCCCTTCAATCTTCATTCCTCAGTTTTCACTTCCAGATGGGTTCtggattttggggtgttttCCCATGTTCACCTGCATCTCAGGGTCTCATTTCACATTGTTCAGCTCTATTATTTCTGGAAACACTGTTCCTGGCCTGCACGTATGAGCAAGTTCCCAAAGTGCTTGTTGCTGTCCTTTCATGTGCTGCCCCCAGTATATATGAAGGGAGGCAGGTCACTTAgccattaaaaagcaaaacgaaacaaaaaatgaagttttatgaATGTCATTTTAAATATGGCTGTTTCTAGAACTGTACCTAAGAGAGCGTATCTTGGAACGCACGCTCTCTGTTATTTTATCCTTGAGCAAGCCTTATTTTTAGTTTGCTGATGCTTCTGGATGGAGAGCGCTATGTAGTTGCCCAAAATAGTTGCCAGTGCTGTGCAAAGGTCAGGAGGGCCAGGTTGCTCAAGCATTGTCATCATCTTATGTTTAAGTCTTTCCTGAATTCCACCATCCAAGGTAAGCAGGATGCTTGTCACCACTTTCTGGTGAGACCTGAATGCCCTTTCTGGGCAGCGTTGCACTTTGTTTACCCTCAAGTTCTGGAAAGTACATGAAGATACTGACTACAAGTCCTAGGCTAGTTGTATTTCTAAAAGATGTCCTGATCGAATACTACTGTCCTGCCACTCAACAATGTTTGAGTCCTTTCTGTAATTTGTTCTATGCACATGAGGTCTCTTCACAGACCATggtgactgcttttttttttttttttttttttaaatgactacttgtatttaaaatagCATCTTTTACAGAGGCTGAAAAGCTCTTGTGGGCTTGAATGAAGGTGTACCCTTTTTTTGTATGCAAGGAAGATTCAAGCTGTGCATCCTTGTCTGCACCACAGCTGCTGTGTGCGCACTTGTTAGAAAAGGGGTTGTTGTGGCCAGTCACTGTCCTTGTCCTTTGGATGGGGACCAAAGCACTGATTTCCATCCATCTTTGTTTCACTGTAGTCTCCTTCTTGGAGTTCTCTTACCCCACAATGTATGCTTTATGCTACTTTAAATGTGTAGTAACTTGTTCTTCAAAAGGTCTTTTCCAGGAGAGCACACTGATGTCAGCGGCTCACTGTAATATCAGCAGGTGGCATGGTACCAAGCATTCCTGATGTATCAGCCCTACaggaaaactttcctttttctgatctGTTGAGTGCTTGCTTAAAATACATGCTCTCTACATGCATGAAGTGTTCATGACCCTCTGCCGCCAAATGAATTTATAAATATGGCTTCAGAAATTGCTGGAGTGGCTGGAAGACAAGCCTTGATTGTTTTCCACTGTCTTTTATGCTCTGCCTTTAGAGTCTATGTATGTTGTGCTATGGGAAGGTGCATGCTTTGGACTGTGTAGGTTCAGAACATGCACGGTACAGTGGCTATCTGAAGAACTTCTCTGTAGGTTCTGAATACCTGGAAGTAGTTTCAGAGGCCTCCAGCTGCATCATACATTTCTAGTGTGTTACACTTGGAGAGCAGATTACTTAACCAGGCTTAATGAAACTCCGTTACCTCACtgagaaaaatagaagaaaaaaaattagcaatCCTGCTGCAGCTTGACTTGATGCATATAAAATTCGCAAGTAATGGGCAAGAGAGAACAGAAGAGGCCCGGAGCATTCTTCCTTGCAGTGGACACTGTCAACCTTCAGTCTTCCAGATGAGAAGCTCAAAGTTCAGAGTCAAAAACTTCCACCAAGGCAGCTGCAACCACACTGGGTTATGTCCCTGTCAGGGTTGTAGCATTAAAGCAAACACTTTAGCTCCTTGTGGTCTCAGCAATAAACTGCTGACACTCCTGATGCAATGCTAGAAGCCAGTGGCAGctataaaaaagaaaggtggaTAGAAGTAAACGAGGAGAATTCATAAACCTGAAGGGCAGTTTGGATAGTACATCGCTCTATCCCACACGAGGGTAATTTGTCCTATAATCTGATTGGATGCATTTTGTGTATCTCTAGCTGACTGCCATAGAAAGCAGTTTTTACTACAGATAAGGGTTTATGCTTTTGATCAAAGTGCATGTGCACTGAAACATTATATGCTCAAATCTGAGATAGTCAAATTCCAACTTTCTCATAGCTGGAACAGAGTGCCCATCCTGGGAGTGAACTTAGTTCCCACATTGCTGTTTCCTTTGGGAAGTTGACAGAGAAGCTTGTAAATAGATCCTGCTGTTCTGCTagcttttgaaaataacaagaaaaattatGCTGGTCCATACTGCAGCGTATCTGATCAATTCTGTCACCAACACGACACGCAAAGGCAGAAATCCAATGGCTGTTCTGGTAAAATAAAAGTTGTCCACAACATTGCAGAAGAGCTCTGTGTAGCTGATTCTTGTTGCCCCTATTTTTACCTATCCTTTTTATCAGGAGTTTGCCTTGCCTGGAAGGAAGAAGCATGGAAAGCATAAGTCCACATGTACACAAGTAGCTAGCAGTTGATGCTTCTAGcattaaaacaattttctttgcTATCTGTCTGACTTTACCTGTTGTCCTAGTGCTGTCAGTCTGCAGCTCACAAAAATTTGGTTTTCCAACGTGGTTTAAGCACTGAAGCTGTTCATTCCTTCTGTCCACTCCCACCCACACAGGCACTAATGGGGATTGTATGCAAGTAGGTTGGACTATTGTAGTTGATCTCCTAAATCAGAGAGGTTGGTTACTTGTTACAAAATGAGTACTAACATGCAATATGAACTCCACCTTGTACTCAGTGCTAAGAGGAAAGACCCTGAAGCCAAAATGGAACTATCTGTGGCTGGAGGAGTCACCGCAATCTGTTTAGATATTTAAAACCACAGATACCCGAAATTGTTGTGGGgcttggttttgggttttttttgtttgtttaaatcatGTGCTCTCATGTTGTTCATAGCACAAGGCAGAATACTGAGCTTCTCCTGCACCTTGTGACCAAGCTGGGTTTTTACATTTAAGAGCCATTCAGTCTTGACTTACGATCTGAAATGATGGGGGTGCTACTCTATGTCTCAGTAAATTGGGCCTCCGGGTATTCAAGTGTGGGCTTCTTCTTGCTCACTTTGATCTGTTTAGTTTCCATTTGTAGTTAACTGGATAGAAACTTCAAGGTTATAGTCTGGAATATCTGCAGCTCAGGAAAAAGAGTTGATTTATCTAGCAATGTTAACTCAATTATTTATCTCTTGTGTGTCCTAAAGAACAAATGTCTATTGAGGTGGATATTTAAAAGCTAATAGAAAGTTCAATGCAGTtgatttacatattttttctgactataaatgtaatatttaagtattttaacatttttcatttccttatttGTTTGTCCCTTTTCccttggaaaaataaaccaagtgaGTAGGTTTGATGAACAGATTTGTTGCAGGACTATTTGCTGCTGGAAGTTAAAAAACCTGGAATCTCCTTGCATTATTTGAAGGTATAGCCCCCCtgcaaaaagggagaaaatgtgTGTGTAAGAGCTTACCTCATCCCTTCTATATAGTCAAGAGTCAAATAGTATGacaaaaaacatttacagaCCCTGAGCAAGATTCCAGCACCCTGAGGTGAGCATATTCCCATTTATTTGAAGGGTTCACGCTGCTTTGAAGCAACTAAAATTTCTATGCAGGACAGCTTCAATACTGTGAAAAACTGTCTATCTGAGAAGCCAACAGTGTGTGTAGTGGTAGATTGTTGTGCCTCTGTCATTACCAAATGACTGTTTGAACACTTATAAACTATTTATTCAAATTATAAACATTGCAAGAGATCTGTTCCCTGAGCATGAGTCAGTCCAAGTCTTAAAAACTACAGCAGTCATAGTTGTAGAGTGGAAAACTGCCCGAAACACAACAGAAGGGGAAAGATGGAGGTTGTACTTATATTCTGCCTCCTCGCAACGGCCGAGTATCTAAAGGGTTCTCCTTGGTAAGGCCTTTCTTTCAAGCATCGGCTGCCGCACCTTCCCGCATGTGTTGTAAGGAGGTACAAAGTCAAGTCGAGGCGCATCCCTtgcccagctgggatgtttggctctgctgcaggctgtCTGAAGGAGGCCAGGCCGCCCGCTGATGGGGCCCTGGAGCCACCGGGTGAATCTGCCAAGTCCCGGCACTGCCCTTCTCTGCTGTGTCCCCGGTGTTCCCTGACGGTGACttggggcagggcaggcagcccaGCCCGCTGCCGGGCTGGTTCCCAGGCGGCCGCTGCGCGTTCTGGTGCCCGCCGGCAGTAGAGCCACATccgccccgggccgggccggcgccTCATCGCTGTGGCTCAGCCCGGCGGCGGCTGGCCACCCTCGGGAGCAGCGCGGGCCTCCAGGCTTCCTGCCCGGTTCAGTGCGGCGGTGCAGAGCGAACCGCGCTCTCGTAAGCCCGGGCCCCGCCAGGGCCGCCGCACGCCGGAGGCCGCGGCCGGGCCGCCGGCAGGGCTCAGCGCAGGGCGGACGAggcggggcgcgggggcggTGCCGGCGCCGCAGCGATTGGCCGGGTGGCGGGGGCGCTGGAGGTGCGGGAGAGCAGAGAGCCGCGGGAttgg comes from Haliaeetus albicilla chromosome 8, bHalAlb1.1, whole genome shotgun sequence and encodes:
- the NCLN gene encoding BOS complex subunit NCLN, giving the protein MLEEAGEVLESVLKASCLPLSFLLFVPAVLLLLGPPPAAEAAHEFTVYRMQQYELGGQPYGTRSAVLNTEARTVEADVLSRRCVMMRLVDFSYEQYQKALRQSAGAVVIILPRSISSVPQDVVRQFMEIEPEMLAMETIVPVYFAVEDEELLSIYEQTRAASASQGSASAAEVLLHTATANGFQMVTSGAQSKAINDWLIPSVEGRLTGLGGEDLPTVVIVAHYDSFGVAPWLSHGADSNGSGISVLLELARLFSRLYTYRRTHAGYNLLFFASGGGKFNYQGTKRWLEDNLDHTDSSLLQDNVAFVLCLDTLGRGDSLHLHVSKPPKEGTLQHAFLRELEMVVASQFPEVKFSMVHKKINLAEDMLAWEHERFAIRRLPAFTISHLESHRDSLRNSIMDRRARIDTKALTRNTRIIAEALTRVIYNLTEKGAPADLQIFTDQMQIQQEQLESVMDWLSSQPRAAQLIDKDSTFLNTLEYYMGRYLKDVKQHHVKADKRDPEFVFYDQLKQVMNAYRVKPAIFDLLLAVCIAAYLGVAYVAVQHFGLLYKMIQRLSLKTKHQ